A part of Procambarus clarkii isolate CNS0578487 chromosome 21, FALCON_Pclarkii_2.0, whole genome shotgun sequence genomic DNA contains:
- the LOC123750584 gene encoding LOW QUALITY PROTEIN: COMM domain-containing protein 5-like (The sequence of the model RefSeq protein was modified relative to this genomic sequence to represent the inferred CDS: inserted 1 base in 1 codon) — protein sequence MISSASSGGGQKNVFFNASVSNEVKTLVKASQGMDKLTFRRMIKLGLGYLQGSLEQPECEAAIEQLCNSSQGVTEDTVLNTCAQYAGVVSLLRAAMRVNTVTTRQDFFSADLTNIGIPEEFAVDVCKVVYGSARLDINKQLISTTPALPVITNLSWRVEVTISTSWLSRVLEPVVIIRMETSEGASHTFHVPXFHQLRYTVASLLHQMESLEVSPVCKKL from the exons ATGATAAGCTCTGCATCTTCTGGAGGTGGACAAAAAAATGTGTTCTTCAATGCCAGTGTCTCAAATGAGGTGAAAACTCTTGTAAAAGCCTCACAAGGAATGGACAAGCTGACCTTCAGAAGAATGATTAAATTGGGGCTGGGCTATCTGCAGGGAAGTTTAGAACAACCAGAGTGTGAAGCAGCAATTGAGCAACTTTGTAATTCTTCCCAAGGTGTTACAGAGGATACAGTGTTGAATACTTGTGCTCAGTATGCTGGCGTTGTGTCATTGCTAAGGGCAGCAATGAGAGTTAACACTGTTACTACTCGTCAAGATTTTTTCTCTGCTGATCTAACAAATATTGGAATACCAGAAGAATTTGCTGTAGATGTGTGCAAGGTAGTTTATGGGTCTGCTCGATTGGATATTAACAAGCAGCTTATTTCCACAACTCCTGCTCTTCCTGTCATCACTAATCTTAGCTGGAGAGTCGAGGTCACAATCTCTACCAGTTGGCTTTCCCGTGTGCTGGAGCCAGTGGTGATAATAAGGATGGAGACAAGTGAGGGAGCCTCGCATACCTTCCATGTGC CATTCCACCAACTTAGATACACTGTTGCCAG